One stretch of Fibrobacter sp. UWH6 DNA includes these proteins:
- a CDS encoding PLP-dependent aspartate aminotransferase family protein, giving the protein MSLGIETRCIHGDLKRFDKDSTGSISFPIYQTATFAHRGVGKSTGFDYSRLQNPTREQLEKIVASLEGGIDALAYSSGMAAITALFEIFEPGDNIIIDSDLYGGSIRLFDNVSKKNGLEITRVNFAQDNIENFIKPNTKALYFETPTNPMMNIVSVRRIAGIAKTHGILCIVDNTFLSPYFSQPLKLGADIVVESGTKFLCGHNDTLAGFLATNRQDIADKFRFLIKTVGSGLAPFDSWLLLRGIKTLPIRMERQAENACEIAQWLRNNKHVKKVYYPGFEDYPGHDILKDEATGFGSMITFEVESRELALYILENVKLIQFAESLGGVESLITYPITQTHADVPKDILEKNGITPSVLRLSVGIENVQDLIKDFENAIIELHSGNDGAYV; this is encoded by the coding sequence ATGAGCTTAGGAATTGAAACACGATGTATACACGGTGATTTGAAACGTTTTGACAAGGATTCTACGGGATCCATCAGTTTTCCCATTTACCAGACGGCAACTTTCGCTCACAGGGGCGTTGGCAAGTCTACCGGTTTTGATTATAGCCGCTTGCAAAATCCCACCAGGGAACAGCTTGAAAAGATTGTAGCTTCGCTGGAAGGTGGTATAGATGCTCTTGCTTATTCTTCGGGCATGGCGGCCATTACCGCCCTCTTTGAAATTTTTGAACCGGGCGACAACATTATTATTGACTCCGATCTATATGGCGGAAGCATTCGTCTGTTTGATAATGTCAGCAAGAAAAACGGTCTAGAAATTACCCGTGTAAATTTTGCTCAGGACAATATTGAAAATTTTATTAAGCCCAATACCAAGGCCCTTTATTTTGAAACTCCCACCAATCCCATGATGAACATTGTGTCGGTGCGTCGCATTGCAGGTATCGCCAAGACTCACGGCATTTTGTGCATTGTGGATAACACCTTCCTTTCTCCCTATTTTTCTCAGCCGCTGAAGTTGGGAGCGGATATCGTTGTGGAAAGCGGAACCAAGTTTTTGTGCGGTCATAATGATACCTTGGCGGGCTTCCTTGCTACGAACCGCCAGGATATTGCGGACAAGTTTCGTTTCTTGATCAAGACTGTTGGATCGGGCCTTGCTCCTTTCGATAGCTGGCTTTTGCTTCGCGGTATCAAGACTTTGCCTATTCGCATGGAGCGCCAGGCAGAAAATGCCTGCGAAATTGCACAGTGGCTCCGCAACAATAAGCATGTGAAGAAGGTTTATTATCCGGGTTTTGAAGATTATCCAGGTCACGATATTTTGAAGGATGAAGCTACTGGTTTTGGTAGCATGATAACTTTTGAAGTGGAATCCAGGGAATTGGCTTTGTATATTTTGGAAAATGTGAAACTGATTCAGTTTGCAGAAAGCCTTGGCGGTGTGGAATCGCTGATTACTTACCCGATTACTCAGACTCACGCGGATGTGCCCAAGGATATTTTGGAGAAGAATGGAATTACGCCTAGCGTTTTGCGCTTGTCTGTGGGCATTGAAAATGTGCAGGATTTGATTAAGGATTTTGAGAATGCCATTATAGAACTGCACTCGGGTAACGACGGAGCGTATGTTTAA
- a CDS encoding 5-methyltetrahydropteroyltriglutamate--homocysteine S-methyltransferase, which yields MTQNNALITHFDVVGSFLRPAAVKQARADFNEGKITLTQFNEIVNPEIVKLVEKQKKAGLHYITDGEYNRRFWHLDFFWGFEGVAHERVGGGVQFAGEVADLDATFLVGKIKAKPHPFVENFRFVKSLESEGHVAKQTFPAPAQLFQQLIVPQNIETTRKFYLTNEELIQDIAYAYRAVIRQFYDAGCRVIQLDDCTWGAIVGDAAAQRYKALGLDLEDVKKQLLLVNNLSVEGAPEDLIINTHICRGNYHSTYFTSGPYDSVADYVFANENVDTLYLEYDDERSGGFEPLAKVSADKKVVLGLITSKTPQLEDKAAVIARIKEAAKYIPLDRLSLSPQCGFASCEVGNKLTVEEQWAKIALVKEITEEVWG from the coding sequence ATGACTCAGAACAATGCTCTTATTACCCATTTTGATGTGGTTGGTAGTTTTCTCCGCCCGGCAGCCGTAAAGCAGGCTCGTGCAGATTTTAACGAAGGTAAGATTACCCTTACGCAGTTTAACGAAATTGTCAACCCCGAAATTGTGAAGCTGGTCGAAAAGCAGAAGAAGGCTGGCCTCCATTACATTACCGATGGCGAATACAACCGTAGGTTCTGGCATTTGGATTTCTTCTGGGGATTTGAAGGCGTGGCTCACGAACGTGTGGGCGGCGGCGTTCAGTTTGCCGGTGAAGTGGCCGATTTGGATGCCACTTTTTTGGTTGGGAAAATCAAGGCGAAACCGCATCCCTTTGTGGAGAACTTTAGGTTTGTAAAGTCCCTGGAATCTGAAGGACATGTGGCAAAGCAGACTTTCCCGGCTCCGGCCCAGCTGTTCCAGCAGCTGATTGTTCCGCAGAACATCGAGACTACCCGCAAGTTTTACCTCACCAACGAAGAGCTGATTCAGGACATCGCTTACGCTTACCGTGCCGTGATCCGTCAGTTCTATGATGCCGGCTGTCGCGTGATTCAGCTGGATGACTGTACCTGGGGCGCCATTGTTGGCGATGCTGCCGCCCAGCGTTACAAGGCTCTTGGCCTGGATCTTGAAGATGTGAAAAAGCAGTTGCTTTTGGTGAATAATTTGTCTGTGGAAGGTGCGCCGGAAGACTTGATTATCAATACCCACATCTGTCGCGGAAACTATCACTCCACCTATTTTACTAGCGGCCCCTACGATTCCGTTGCGGATTACGTTTTCGCCAACGAAAATGTGGACACCCTCTACCTGGAATATGATGACGAACGCTCTGGTGGTTTTGAGCCTTTGGCAAAGGTGAGTGCCGACAAGAAGGTTGTCCTTGGCTTGATTACTTCCAAGACCCCCCAGCTGGAAGACAAGGCTGCTGTTATCGCCCGCATCAAGGAAGCCGCAAAGTACATTCCGCTGGATCGTCTGTCTCTTAGCCCCCAGTGCGGTTTTGCCTCTTGCGAAGTGGGCAACAAGTTGACGGTGGAAGAACAGTGGGCAAAGATTGCCTTGGTGAAGGAGATTACCGAAGAAGTTTGGGGTTAA
- a CDS encoding diguanylate cyclase yields the protein MKQFQFEFSGVGKLKRELDKINQWRKSKVTSAVVFSIYAENIDQEQIDLACEIIESEMPDAQYLGCSTNGTITEGRLSDSPFVVVCTICEYPSTQVHLLQYPLSEDNALDAIENLKKELEKRPWVKAIELLATIRGMSMTPFCEACTEINPDIQIFGGGAFNIDLNNDNACVFSKARGYSEKGVVFLLCGGDDLNIHTTHITGWKPLGREFLVTKANGSILQELDGKPAYDAYYKYLNIPNNEHFFYNTLEFPFFYKHHGINILRAPIASNADGSLTMTSNIEENVYARIAYGDPWTILNSIEEGGRKIAEFQPEILKVFSCAARRTFWGNDEISKETGPFQSIAPTSGFYTSGEFLRTDKDLIQHNVTLVIAAMREGPIDDKAHFEMDSENFSGKVSMISRLAKFIEAATAELAEANQKLAKMAIEDSLTNLCNRAETQRRIREALEDYNNTGKKVSLIMMDIDNFKMVNDTYGHKEGDNVILGLTKVIKETVEKSNPDASCGRWGGEEFMVVLPGIDCHKAAEIANEIRTSFAAILFPKARRKTISVGVVEALRGENADMVCVRVDSALYEAKNNGKNQVFIG from the coding sequence GTGAAACAGTTTCAATTTGAGTTTTCAGGTGTCGGCAAGCTCAAAAGAGAGCTCGATAAAATCAATCAGTGGCGAAAGTCCAAGGTGACCTCCGCTGTCGTTTTTAGTATCTACGCAGAAAACATTGACCAGGAGCAAATCGATCTCGCCTGCGAAATCATCGAGAGCGAAATGCCGGACGCACAGTACCTCGGGTGTTCCACAAACGGAACCATCACCGAAGGCAGACTTTCGGACTCCCCCTTCGTAGTTGTCTGTACCATTTGCGAATACCCTTCTACCCAGGTACACCTACTGCAATATCCTCTATCGGAAGACAATGCACTGGATGCTATCGAGAACCTGAAAAAAGAATTGGAAAAACGTCCTTGGGTTAAAGCCATCGAATTACTAGCGACTATTCGCGGCATGTCCATGACTCCGTTCTGCGAGGCTTGCACCGAAATCAACCCAGACATTCAGATTTTTGGCGGTGGCGCATTCAACATAGACTTGAACAACGACAACGCCTGCGTATTCTCCAAGGCCAGGGGCTATTCAGAAAAAGGCGTCGTCTTCCTGCTTTGCGGAGGCGATGACTTAAACATTCACACCACACATATTACCGGCTGGAAACCCCTGGGTAGGGAATTCCTCGTGACCAAGGCAAACGGAAGCATCTTGCAGGAACTGGACGGCAAGCCGGCCTACGACGCCTACTACAAGTATCTGAACATTCCCAACAACGAGCATTTCTTCTACAACACCCTAGAATTTCCCTTCTTCTACAAACATCATGGAATCAACATCCTGAGAGCCCCCATCGCAAGTAACGCCGACGGGTCCCTCACCATGACTTCCAACATTGAAGAAAACGTCTACGCGAGAATTGCCTATGGCGATCCATGGACCATTCTTAACAGTATTGAAGAAGGTGGCCGCAAAATTGCGGAATTCCAACCTGAGATCCTAAAGGTTTTCTCTTGCGCCGCTCGCAGAACATTCTGGGGCAACGACGAAATCAGTAAAGAAACAGGTCCGTTCCAGAGCATCGCACCCACTTCGGGTTTCTACACTTCCGGCGAATTCCTTCGTACCGACAAGGATCTGATCCAGCATAACGTCACCCTAGTCATCGCCGCCATGCGCGAAGGACCCATCGATGACAAGGCCCATTTCGAAATGGATTCCGAAAATTTCTCGGGCAAGGTTTCAATGATCAGCCGACTGGCAAAATTCATCGAAGCCGCTACAGCGGAACTGGCCGAAGCCAACCAGAAACTGGCAAAGATGGCTATCGAAGACAGCTTAACCAATCTCTGCAACCGTGCCGAAACCCAACGCAGAATCAGGGAAGCTCTGGAAGATTACAACAACACTGGCAAAAAGGTCAGTCTCATTATGATGGACATCGACAACTTCAAGATGGTCAACGACACCTACGGCCATAAGGAAGGAGACAACGTCATCCTCGGCCTTACAAAGGTCATCAAGGAAACCGTCGAAAAGAGCAACCCCGACGCTTCTTGCGGTCGCTGGGGCGGCGAAGAATTCATGGTAGTTCTTCCCGGCATCGATTGCCATAAAGCGGCAGAAATCGCAAACGAAATCAGGACATCCTTTGCAGCAATCTTGTTCCCCAAGGCACGACGAAAAACAATCAGTGTCGGCGTCGTAGAAGCACTGCGAGGCGAGAACGCCGACATGGTCTGTGTACGAGTCGATAGCGCTCTATACGAAGCAAAGAACAATGGCAAGAATCAGGTTTTTATCGGGTAA